In the Pseudomonas sp. ADAK2 genome, one interval contains:
- the zapE gene encoding cell division protein ZapE — translation MTPLERYQADLKRPEFFHDAAQETAVRHLQRLYDDLVAASQSKPGLFGKLFGMKDQAPVKGLYFWGGVGRGKTYLVDTFFEALPFKEKVRTHFHRFMKRVHEEMKTLGGEKNPLTIIAKRFSDEARVICFDEFFVSDITDAMILGTLMEELFKNGVTLVATSNIVPDGLYKDGLQRARFLPAIALIKQNTDIVNVDSGVDYRLRHLEQAELFHFPLDEASQESLRKSFRALTPECTAATENDVLMIENREIRALRTCDDVAWFDFRELCDGPRSQNDYIELGKIFHAVLLSGVEQMSVTTDDIARRFINMVDEFYDRNVKLIISAEVELKDLYTGGRLNFEFQRTLSRLLEMQSHEFLSRAHKP, via the coding sequence ATGACGCCCCTAGAACGATATCAAGCTGATCTGAAACGCCCGGAATTCTTCCATGACGCGGCGCAAGAAACGGCCGTGCGCCATTTGCAGCGCCTGTACGACGATCTGGTCGCGGCCTCGCAGAGCAAGCCGGGGCTGTTCGGCAAACTGTTTGGCATGAAAGACCAGGCACCGGTCAAGGGCCTGTACTTCTGGGGCGGCGTTGGCCGTGGCAAGACCTACCTGGTCGACACTTTCTTCGAAGCCTTGCCGTTCAAGGAAAAGGTCCGCACTCACTTCCACCGCTTCATGAAGCGCGTGCACGAAGAGATGAAGACCCTGGGCGGCGAGAAAAACCCGCTGACCATTATCGCCAAGCGTTTCTCCGACGAAGCCCGGGTCATCTGTTTCGATGAATTCTTCGTGTCGGATATCACCGACGCGATGATCCTCGGCACGCTGATGGAAGAGCTGTTCAAGAACGGCGTGACCCTGGTCGCCACGTCGAACATCGTGCCGGACGGCCTGTACAAGGACGGCCTGCAGCGTGCGCGCTTCCTGCCGGCGATTGCGCTGATCAAGCAAAACACTGACATCGTCAACGTCGACAGCGGCGTCGATTATCGTCTGCGTCACCTTGAACAAGCGGAACTGTTCCACTTCCCGCTGGACGAGGCGTCCCAGGAAAGCCTGCGCAAGAGCTTCCGCGCCTTGACGCCGGAATGCACGGCCGCCACCGAAAACGACGTGCTGATGATCGAGAACCGCGAAATCCGTGCCTTGCGCACTTGCGATGACGTGGCCTGGTTCGACTTCCGCGAACTGTGCGACGGTCCGCGCAGCCAGAACGATTACATCGAGCTGGGCAAGATCTTCCACGCCGTGTTGCTCAGCGGTGTCGAGCAGATGAGCGTCACCACCGACGACATCGCCCGACGCTTTATCAACATGGTCGACGAGTTCTACGACCGTAACGTGAAGCTGATCATTTCTGCCGAAGTCGAGCTGAAGGATCTCTACACCGGCGGTCGCCTGAACTTCGAGTTCCAGCGTACCCTCAGCCGTCTGCTCGAAATGCAGTCACACGAATTCCTGTCCCGGGCGCATAAGCCGTAG
- a CDS encoding GlxA family transcriptional regulator has translation MASLRYGKQLGHGLTPAFETRLVSPDGKPVNSFSDVIMPVDGGLENADIIILPAFWDDFETLCKRYPQVLPWLREQHARGAVLCGEATGVFWLAEAGLLDGKEATTYWRFFTAFAERFPRVQLNQDKHLTDADNLYCAGGTTSACDLYIYLIERFCGANVAQAVARDILYEVQRSYAPGRIGFGGQKLHQDVIILQIQHWLEEHFADKFRFEDVAREHGMSIRNFMRRFQTATGDKPLHYLQRLRIETAKGLLSGSRKSIKTISYEVGYDDASFFARLFRQHTELSPNQYRQQFQQAA, from the coding sequence CTGGCCAGCCTGCGCTACGGCAAACAACTGGGCCACGGCCTGACACCGGCGTTCGAAACCCGGCTGGTCAGCCCCGACGGTAAACCGGTGAACAGCTTCAGTGACGTGATCATGCCGGTGGACGGCGGCCTGGAAAACGCTGACATCATCATCCTCCCGGCCTTCTGGGACGATTTCGAAACACTGTGCAAACGTTATCCACAGGTCCTGCCGTGGCTGCGCGAACAACATGCGCGCGGCGCCGTGCTATGCGGCGAAGCCACCGGGGTGTTCTGGCTGGCCGAAGCCGGGCTGCTCGATGGCAAGGAAGCGACCACCTACTGGCGTTTCTTCACGGCGTTTGCCGAGCGCTTCCCACGGGTCCAACTCAACCAGGACAAGCACCTGACTGACGCGGACAACCTGTATTGCGCAGGCGGTACGACCTCGGCGTGCGACCTCTATATCTACCTGATCGAGCGCTTCTGCGGCGCCAATGTGGCCCAGGCTGTGGCCCGGGATATTTTGTATGAAGTGCAGCGCAGCTATGCGCCGGGGCGGATCGGTTTCGGCGGGCAGAAGCTGCACCAGGACGTGATCATCCTGCAAATCCAGCATTGGCTCGAAGAACACTTTGCCGACAAATTCCGCTTCGAAGACGTCGCCCGCGAACACGGCATGAGCATCCGCAACTTCATGCGCCGCTTCCAGACCGCCACCGGCGACAAGCCGCTGCATTACCTGCAACGCTTGCGTATCGAGACAGCCAAGGGCCTGTTGTCCGGCAGCCGCAAGAGCATCAAGACCATCAGTTATGAGGTCGGTTACGACGATGCGAGCTTCTTTGCGCGACTGTTCCGCCAGCACACCGAATTGTCGCCGAACCAGTATCGGCAGCAGTTTCAGCAAGCCGCTTAA
- a CDS encoding tryptophan--tRNA ligase encodes MTTRTRILTGITTTGTPHLGNYAGAIRPAILASRDSNADSFYFLADYHALIKCDDPLRIQRSRLEIAATWLAGGLDVDRVTFYRQSDIPEIPELTWLLTCVAAKGLLNRAHAYKASVDKNVETGEDPDAGITMGLYSYPVLMAADILMFNAHKVPVGRDQIQHVEMARDIGQRFNHLFGQGKEFFTMPEALIEESVATLPGLDGRKMSKSYDNTIPLFSSAKEMKDAISRIVTDSRAPGEAKDPDNSHLFTLFQAFATPARSDEFRSELLQGLGWGEAKNRLFQLLDSELGESRERYHQLIERPADLEDMLQIGAKKARSVATPFLHELREAVGLRSFVAQTQVATTTKKKAAKAARFVSFREDDGSFRFRLLAADGEQLLLSRNFADGKTAGQVTKQLQAGQPLDVRSEDLSFSVWLEGECVGDSPAFADSAARDVAIDALRVALTPVQE; translated from the coding sequence ATGACGACTCGTACCCGTATCCTCACCGGCATCACCACCACCGGCACGCCGCACCTGGGCAACTACGCCGGCGCCATCCGCCCGGCGATCCTCGCCAGCCGCGACAGCAATGCCGATTCGTTCTACTTCCTGGCCGACTACCACGCCCTGATCAAATGCGATGACCCGCTGCGCATCCAGCGCTCGCGTCTGGAAATCGCCGCGACCTGGCTGGCCGGTGGCCTCGATGTAGACCGCGTGACCTTCTATCGCCAGTCCGACATCCCGGAGATCCCCGAGCTGACCTGGCTGCTGACCTGCGTCGCCGCCAAGGGTCTGCTCAACCGGGCCCACGCCTACAAGGCCTCGGTGGATAAGAACGTCGAGACCGGCGAAGACCCGGACGCCGGCATCACCATGGGCTTGTACAGCTACCCGGTGCTGATGGCCGCGGACATCCTGATGTTCAACGCGCACAAGGTGCCGGTCGGTCGTGACCAGATCCAGCACGTGGAAATGGCCCGCGACATCGGCCAGCGTTTCAACCACCTGTTTGGCCAGGGCAAAGAATTCTTCACCATGCCGGAGGCGCTGATCGAAGAAAGCGTCGCCACGCTGCCAGGCCTCGACGGTCGCAAGATGTCGAAGAGCTACGACAACACCATTCCGTTGTTCAGCAGCGCCAAAGAGATGAAGGACGCGATTTCGCGGATCGTCACCGACTCCCGCGCGCCGGGCGAAGCGAAAGATCCAGACAACTCGCACCTGTTCACCCTGTTTCAGGCCTTCGCCACCCCAGCGCGGTCCGACGAATTCCGCAGTGAATTGTTGCAGGGCCTGGGTTGGGGCGAGGCGAAGAATCGTCTGTTCCAGCTGCTCGACAGCGAACTGGGTGAATCCCGCGAGCGTTATCACCAGTTGATCGAACGCCCGGCGGATCTGGAAGACATGCTGCAGATCGGCGCCAAGAAGGCCCGCTCGGTGGCGACGCCGTTCCTCCACGAGCTGCGTGAGGCGGTCGGCCTGCGTTCTTTCGTCGCCCAGACCCAAGTCGCGACCACCACGAAGAAGAAAGCCGCGAAAGCCGCGCGTTTCGTCAGTTTCCGTGAAGACGACGGCAGCTTCCGCTTCCGTCTGCTGGCGGCCGATGGCGAGCAACTGCTGCTGTCGCGCAACTTCGCCGACGGTAAAACCGCTGGTCAGGTGACCAAGCAGCTGCAAGCCGGCCAACCGCTGGACGTGCGCAGCGAAGACCTGAGCTTCAGTGTCTGGCTGGAAGGCGAGTGCGTCGGCGACAGTCCGGCGTTTGCCGACAGCGCCGCGCGTGACGTCGCCATCGACGCCTTGCGTGTGGCCCTGACGCCGGTCCAGGAATAA